One part of the Streptomyces lienomycini genome encodes these proteins:
- a CDS encoding GntR family transcriptional regulator, which produces MPKAYEVIADDLRRSIRAGERAPGDRLPSEADLADHYRRSVPTVQNALRLLSDEGLIDKRHGLGTFVRRPRIPAVRDNRRHQWEKDRARRPLAARAGTGVTEHDTGLGADDLVFHAEYRERRATGELARAFGVPEGTVLLQRAYRTRHSAETAPFNLVTSYLVRDMIAANPALLDEAGEPWPGGTQHQLHTVGIELDRVEERLTARPPTPEEAAALDLPPGTSVILLRKTSYDTDGRVVDVSDVTLPGDRTELLFTTRLERW; this is translated from the coding sequence GTGCCCAAGGCGTACGAAGTGATCGCGGACGATCTGCGCCGCTCGATCCGCGCCGGTGAGCGCGCGCCCGGCGACCGTCTGCCGTCCGAGGCGGACCTCGCCGACCACTACCGGCGCAGCGTGCCGACGGTGCAGAACGCGCTCCGGCTGCTCAGCGACGAGGGCCTGATCGACAAGCGGCACGGCCTCGGCACCTTCGTCCGACGCCCCCGCATCCCGGCCGTGCGGGACAACCGCCGGCACCAGTGGGAGAAGGACCGGGCCCGCCGTCCGCTCGCCGCCCGGGCCGGGACCGGCGTCACGGAGCACGACACCGGCCTCGGCGCCGACGACCTCGTCTTCCACGCGGAGTACCGCGAGCGGAGGGCGACCGGGGAACTGGCCCGTGCCTTCGGCGTCCCCGAGGGCACCGTGCTCCTGCAACGCGCCTACCGGACCCGGCACTCGGCCGAGACCGCCCCCTTCAACCTCGTGACCTCCTACCTCGTGCGCGACATGATCGCGGCCAACCCCGCCCTCCTGGACGAGGCGGGCGAGCCCTGGCCCGGCGGCACCCAGCACCAGCTCCACACCGTGGGCATCGAACTGGACCGGGTGGAGGAGCGCCTCACCGCCCGCCCGCCGACACCGGAGGAGGCCGCGGCCCTGGACCTGCCGCCGGGCACGTCGGTGATCCTGCTCCGCAAGACCTCGTACGACACCGACGGCCGGGTGGTGGACGTGTCCGACGTCACACTGCCCGGCGACCGTACCGAACTGCTCTTCACGACCCGACTCGAAAGGTGGTGA
- a CDS encoding DUF6344 domain-containing protein — MARNKVLTLWTSVVTAFLALFTALGLITTTAAAAVPQTGTHSNKAESASPEAAPAAATAWSRSRTGSLPPTMKQRIRAEAHGTAPSCRHRPLADATATTAAPDLPGDGAAEAPAQHTAPLQR; from the coding sequence ATGGCCCGGAACAAGGTCCTGACGCTGTGGACCAGCGTCGTCACCGCCTTCCTCGCGCTGTTCACGGCGCTCGGACTCATCACGACGACGGCCGCCGCGGCCGTACCGCAGACCGGAACGCACAGCAACAAGGCCGAGAGCGCCTCCCCCGAGGCGGCACCCGCGGCGGCGACCGCCTGGTCCCGGTCCCGAACCGGTTCCCTGCCCCCCACCATGAAGCAGCGCATCCGCGCCGAGGCCCACGGAACGGCTCCCAGTTGCCGCCACCGCCCGCTCGCCGACGCCACCGCCACCACTGCGGCCCCCGATCTTCCGGGCGACGGCGCCGCCGAGGCTCCGGCCCAGCACACCGCCCCTCTCCAGCGCTGA
- a CDS encoding DLW-39 family protein, whose product MKKLLLVALAAIGGLLVYRQIQADRAEQDLWTEATDSVPTGS is encoded by the coding sequence GTGAAGAAGCTTCTCCTGGTCGCACTGGCCGCCATCGGCGGGCTCCTCGTGTACCGCCAGATCCAGGCGGATCGCGCCGAGCAGGATCTGTGGACGGAGGCGACCGACTCCGTGCCCACGGGTTCGTGA
- a CDS encoding helix-turn-helix domain-containing protein, which yields MDAAQQEATARARELQRNWYGEPLGALFRRLIDDLGLNQARLAGVLGLSAPMLSQLMSGQRAKIGNPAVVQRVQLLQDLAGQVADGSASAAEATERMDEIRKSQGGSVLSNTTTTTSSSGAPTVKRVVREIQSLLRSVAAAGDIIDAADALSASHPELAEFLRVYGAGRTSDAVAHYQSHQN from the coding sequence ATGGACGCCGCACAGCAGGAAGCCACCGCAAGAGCGCGGGAACTGCAGCGGAACTGGTACGGGGAGCCGCTGGGGGCGCTCTTCCGCAGGCTTATCGATGACCTCGGTCTCAACCAGGCGCGTCTCGCGGGTGTCCTGGGGTTGTCCGCGCCGATGCTGTCGCAGCTGATGAGCGGCCAGCGGGCGAAGATCGGCAACCCGGCGGTGGTCCAGCGGGTCCAGCTGCTGCAGGACCTGGCGGGGCAGGTCGCCGACGGCAGTGCGAGCGCGGCCGAGGCGACGGAGCGCATGGACGAGATCAGGAAGTCGCAGGGGGGCTCGGTGCTCAGCAACACCACCACGACGACCAGCAGTTCGGGTGCGCCCACGGTCAAGCGGGTGGTCCGTGAGATCCAGTCGCTGCTGCGCTCGGTGGCGGCCGCCGGGGACATCATCGACGCGGCGGACGCCCTCTCCGCCTCGCACCCGGAGCTGGCCGAGTTCCTGCGGGTGTACGGCGCGGGCCGCACCTCGGACGCGGTCGCGCACTACCAGTCCCACCAGAACTGA
- a CDS encoding isoprenyl transferase: MRAKVRAALDALYMKRLVRELEGRPRPQHIGIMLDGNRRWAKMSGIDDPREGYRAGGAKVLDFLRWCDSAQIEHVTLFMLSDDNLHRPEEQLNPLIDIIAEVVERLAAPGNPWRVEAVGALDLLPAESASRLKTATAATEDRRGGTKVDVAVGYGGRREIVDAVRSALTEHSSQGGDIDEFIETFTMEHISKHLYSKTRSESDLIIRTSGEQRLSGFLLWQSAYAEVHFCETYWPDFREIDFLRALRSYSLRERRYGR, translated from the coding sequence ATGCGGGCGAAGGTACGCGCCGCTCTCGACGCGCTCTACATGAAGCGGCTGGTCAGGGAGCTCGAAGGACGCCCACGCCCCCAGCACATCGGCATCATGCTCGACGGCAACCGCCGGTGGGCCAAGATGTCGGGCATCGACGACCCCCGCGAGGGCTACCGGGCGGGCGGGGCGAAGGTGCTGGACTTCCTGCGCTGGTGCGACTCCGCACAGATCGAGCACGTCACCCTGTTCATGCTGTCCGACGACAACCTCCACCGGCCCGAGGAGCAGCTGAACCCGCTCATCGACATCATCGCCGAGGTCGTCGAGCGGCTGGCCGCGCCCGGCAACCCGTGGCGCGTCGAAGCCGTCGGCGCCCTGGACCTACTGCCCGCCGAGTCCGCGAGCCGCCTCAAGACCGCCACGGCCGCCACCGAGGACCGCAGGGGCGGCACCAAGGTCGACGTCGCCGTGGGCTACGGAGGCCGACGCGAGATCGTCGACGCCGTGCGCTCAGCCCTGACCGAGCACAGCTCCCAGGGCGGTGACATCGACGAGTTCATCGAGACGTTCACCATGGAGCACATCTCCAAGCACCTGTACTCCAAGACCCGGTCCGAGTCCGACCTCATCATCCGGACCTCCGGTGAACAGCGCCTCTCCGGCTTCCTGCTCTGGCAGTCCGCCTACGCCGAGGTGCACTTCTGCGAGACCTACTGGCCGGACTTCCGCGAGATCGACTTCCTGCGCGCGCTGCGCTCCTACTCCCTGCGGGAACGCCGCTACGGGCGTTGA
- a CDS encoding DUF5324 family protein: MTRIDSVRAATGSAKDSVLHAAEVVAPYADTAKDRAAHYAQEARVRLAPKVSQAADQARLQYGAHLAPRLEQARTHVPPKMDAAAQEAAVRTRLAARQAADYSRPRIEQAVAAAGPVRDEATARGAAALAALRGQVTAKEIEKLTRKHRRRSGAGRVAKALAVVGVVAGGAFAVWKWWDKQANPDWLVEPPEATEVAESGRLTSVDGTGDTVLDPEVQAKQAQDEAADGDEPR; encoded by the coding sequence GTGACCCGCATCGACAGCGTGCGCGCCGCGACCGGTTCGGCGAAGGACAGCGTGCTGCACGCCGCGGAAGTGGTGGCGCCCTACGCCGACACGGCCAAGGACAGGGCCGCTCACTATGCACAGGAGGCGCGCGTACGGCTGGCGCCCAAGGTGTCCCAGGCCGCAGACCAGGCCCGTCTTCAGTACGGTGCGCATCTCGCGCCGCGGCTGGAGCAGGCCCGTACCCATGTGCCGCCGAAGATGGACGCGGCCGCTCAGGAGGCGGCGGTCCGCACGCGTCTGGCCGCTCGGCAGGCGGCCGACTACTCACGGCCGAGGATCGAGCAGGCGGTGGCCGCGGCCGGCCCCGTGCGGGACGAGGCCACGGCGCGGGGCGCCGCGGCGCTTGCCGCGCTGCGTGGCCAGGTCACGGCGAAGGAGATCGAGAAGCTGACGCGCAAGCACCGGCGACGGTCGGGCGCCGGCCGTGTCGCCAAGGCTCTGGCGGTGGTGGGTGTCGTCGCGGGCGGTGCCTTCGCCGTCTGGAAGTGGTGGGACAAGCAGGCCAACCCGGACTGGCTGGTGGAGCCGCCGGAGGCGACGGAGGTGGCCGAGTCGGGACGACTGACGTCCGTGGACGGTACCGGTGACACGGTCCTCGATCCCGAGGTGCAGGCCAAGCAGGCGCAGGACGAGGCGGCCGACGGCGACGAACCCCGCTGA
- a CDS encoding peptidylprolyl isomerase has translation MAEQLYATLKTSQGDIEVRLLPNHAPRTVRNFVELARGEREWTHPATGDKTTARLYDGTVFHRVLSGFMIQGGDPLGNGTGDPGYQFPDEFHPDLAFDKPYLLAMANAGPGTNGSQFFITVSPTTWLNRKHTIFGEVTDPASQQVVDSIAAARTNPRTERPVDDVVIQSVVVETRNG, from the coding sequence GTGGCCGAGCAGCTCTACGCCACCCTGAAGACCAGCCAAGGTGACATCGAGGTCCGGCTGCTGCCGAACCACGCCCCCAGGACGGTCAGGAACTTCGTCGAGCTCGCCCGCGGCGAGCGGGAGTGGACCCACCCCGCCACCGGGGACAAGACCACGGCCAGGCTCTACGACGGCACCGTCTTCCACCGTGTCCTCAGCGGCTTCATGATCCAGGGCGGCGACCCGCTGGGCAACGGCACCGGCGACCCCGGCTACCAGTTCCCGGACGAATTCCACCCCGACCTCGCCTTCGACAAGCCCTACCTGCTGGCCATGGCCAACGCCGGGCCCGGCACCAACGGCTCGCAGTTCTTCATCACCGTCTCCCCGACGACCTGGCTCAACCGCAAGCACACGATCTTCGGCGAAGTGACCGACCCGGCGAGTCAGCAGGTCGTCGACTCCATCGCCGCGGCCCGGACCAACCCCCGCACCGAGCGGCCCGTCGACGACGTCGTCATCCAGAGCGTCGTCGTGGAGACCCGCAACGGCTGA
- a CDS encoding rhomboid family intramembrane serine protease, whose translation MDHAAAGPPDAQSLPGCYRHPDRETGIRCTRCERPICPDCMVNASVGFHCPDCAAGRTPGATGPAPSASRPRTLAGGTVAADPHLVTKILIGINVAVFIAVQALPSSFLGDMVLIGRWPPAPFVPTEGVAEGEWYRLVTTVFTHQEIWHIGFNMISLWFLGGPLEAALGRSRYLALYLVSGLAGSALTYLLASPTTATLGASGAVFGLFGATAALVRRLNADMRPVVVLLVINLIFTFTWGNIAWQAHIGGLVAGVLIGFAMLHAPRERRTLVQYGTCAVVLLVVVGLTLLRTAQLT comes from the coding sequence ATGGACCACGCGGCCGCCGGCCCGCCGGACGCCCAGAGCCTGCCCGGCTGCTATCGCCACCCGGACCGCGAGACCGGCATTCGCTGCACCCGCTGCGAGCGCCCCATCTGCCCGGACTGCATGGTCAACGCATCCGTCGGCTTCCACTGCCCCGACTGCGCGGCCGGCCGCACACCCGGGGCCACCGGCCCGGCCCCGAGCGCCTCCCGCCCCCGCACCCTCGCGGGCGGCACCGTCGCGGCCGACCCCCACCTCGTCACCAAGATCCTGATCGGGATCAACGTGGCGGTGTTCATCGCCGTCCAGGCGCTGCCGTCGTCCTTCCTCGGGGACATGGTGCTCATCGGACGCTGGCCCCCCGCCCCCTTCGTCCCGACCGAGGGTGTCGCGGAGGGCGAGTGGTACCGCCTGGTGACCACGGTGTTCACCCACCAGGAGATCTGGCACATCGGCTTCAACATGATCAGCCTCTGGTTCCTCGGCGGTCCCCTGGAAGCAGCCCTCGGCAGATCCCGCTACCTCGCGCTCTACCTCGTCTCCGGGCTGGCCGGCAGCGCTCTCACCTACCTGCTGGCCTCACCCACCACGGCCACCCTCGGCGCCTCAGGCGCGGTCTTCGGCCTCTTCGGTGCCACCGCCGCGCTGGTACGCCGGCTCAACGCCGACATGCGGCCGGTCGTCGTCCTGCTGGTGATCAACCTGATCTTCACGTTCACCTGGGGCAACATCGCCTGGCAGGCTCACATCGGCGGCCTCGTCGCGGGCGTCCTGATCGGCTTCGCCATGCTTCACGCCCCGCGTGAGCGGCGGACGCTCGTCCAGTACGGCACCTGCGCGGTGGTCCTCCTGGTCGTCGTCGGCCTGACCCTGTTGAGGACGGCCCAGCTCACCTGA